In one Nocardioides sp. NBC_00368 genomic region, the following are encoded:
- a CDS encoding MFS transporter encodes MSTTTQTRSMSRIAMASLVGTTIEFYDFLIYGYAAALVFAPLFFPSLGTAAGTWAAVATFGVAFVFRPLGAVVFGHFGDRLGRKRTLVTTLLMMGGATFAIGLIPTAAAIGAVAPLLLVLLRATQGTALGGEWAGAALLTSEYADAGKRGRYSLFPQLGPGLGVIIASGTFLLTIQVIGLAAFQQWAWRVPFLISIVLIGLGLWVRLNIAETPSFSKVTASRATVSFPFAAALRDQWKQVLLGGGMLAMTFGAFYLAIVFLGGIATKPPEENGLGLTLNQMLTANMVAGLVLCLAVIGSAVLSDRIGRRAVLMSGTVFGLVAGPVAFAILTPGNAASFAIALTVLMIAIGIPYGPAAAYLPELFRAEYRYTGAGMAYNLAGIIGGALPLVIGGALLERWGTSGLAGFVTALAVLSTACLIALRETRGQALDTDPVTPAATA; translated from the coding sequence ATGAGCACAACGACCCAGACCCGGTCGATGTCACGGATCGCGATGGCATCGCTGGTCGGCACGACCATCGAGTTCTACGACTTCCTCATCTACGGCTATGCCGCCGCGCTGGTCTTCGCACCACTCTTCTTCCCCTCGCTCGGCACCGCCGCCGGCACCTGGGCAGCAGTCGCGACGTTCGGGGTCGCCTTCGTCTTCCGCCCGCTGGGCGCCGTGGTGTTCGGGCACTTCGGCGACCGGCTGGGCCGCAAGCGCACCCTGGTGACGACACTGCTCATGATGGGCGGAGCGACCTTCGCGATCGGCCTGATCCCGACGGCCGCCGCCATCGGCGCGGTGGCGCCGCTGCTGCTGGTGCTCCTGCGGGCGACGCAGGGCACCGCGCTCGGCGGCGAGTGGGCCGGCGCGGCGCTGCTCACCTCCGAGTACGCCGACGCGGGCAAGCGCGGACGCTACAGCCTGTTCCCACAGCTCGGCCCCGGCCTCGGGGTGATCATCGCCAGCGGCACGTTCCTTCTCACGATCCAGGTGATCGGCCTTGCCGCCTTCCAGCAGTGGGCCTGGCGGGTGCCGTTCCTGATCAGCATCGTGCTCATCGGGCTCGGCCTGTGGGTTCGGCTCAACATCGCCGAGACGCCCTCCTTCTCGAAGGTCACCGCCTCCAGGGCCACGGTGTCGTTCCCGTTCGCGGCCGCTCTGCGCGACCAGTGGAAGCAGGTGCTGCTCGGCGGCGGGATGCTCGCCATGACCTTCGGGGCCTTCTACCTCGCCATCGTCTTCCTCGGCGGCATCGCCACCAAGCCGCCCGAGGAGAACGGCCTTGGTCTCACCCTCAACCAGATGCTCACCGCCAACATGGTGGCCGGCCTCGTGCTCTGCCTCGCGGTGATCGGGTCCGCGGTGCTCTCGGACCGCATCGGACGACGCGCGGTGCTGATGAGCGGGACCGTCTTCGGACTGGTCGCCGGCCCGGTGGCGTTCGCGATCCTGACGCCTGGCAACGCCGCGTCCTTCGCCATCGCGCTGACGGTGCTGATGATCGCCATCGGCATTCCCTACGGGCCGGCCGCTGCGTACCTTCCGGAGCTGTTCCGGGCCGAGTACCGCTACACCGGGGCGGGAATGGCCTACAACCTTGCCGGGATCATCGGCGGAGCGCTGCCGCTCGTGATCGGCGGCGCGCTGCTCGAGCGCTGGGGCACCAGCGGGCTCGCCGGGTTCGTGACCGCGCTCGCCGTGCTCAGCACGGCCTGCCTCATCGCCCTGCGCGAGACCCGAGGCCAGGCCCTCGACACCGATCCCGTCACCCCGGCCGCGACGGCCTGA
- a CDS encoding PucR family transcriptional regulator gives MSSEPIKRIVAGVREGLPDTVELFLTRTWEQVPAYAASSDPNLRSDVARHAEAVFRAVLITLEEGRAAVREDFPQSAGQAANRVRQGVALADFLQAFRLGQVALWERIVDIAADDPETSRAALLTASHVMQVIEVGSTVAAEAYLDTQQLELAEGDRIRRDLVEDLLAGREVPAGPRLDVARKCGLERDGRSAVIIAVPVRPLRVGQSLREALRIVRTELGPAQEGVAVIQQEQMVGILPVATDDVQALVPDLRRVHRQLARQGIDLAVGVSTVHVGWSSVPAAYAEAGIARDSLGDEPGVVALPMLSTVDYLVLREDPTVRRLIRPELRQFITEDLARDGAMIETMLAYVASDLNAKLAAERLHMHVNTAYYRLERIAERTGCDLRRFADVEELVFAIRLLTEPRGARA, from the coding sequence ATGAGCAGCGAGCCGATCAAGCGCATCGTCGCGGGCGTCCGGGAGGGTCTCCCCGACACCGTCGAGCTCTTCCTGACGCGCACCTGGGAGCAGGTCCCGGCCTACGCGGCCAGTTCGGACCCCAACCTGCGAAGCGATGTCGCCCGCCACGCCGAGGCGGTCTTCCGGGCGGTGCTGATCACCCTCGAGGAGGGGCGCGCCGCCGTGCGCGAGGACTTTCCCCAGAGCGCCGGCCAAGCGGCCAACCGCGTCCGTCAGGGAGTCGCGCTCGCCGACTTCCTGCAGGCCTTCCGCCTCGGTCAGGTCGCCCTGTGGGAGCGCATCGTCGACATCGCCGCCGACGACCCGGAGACCAGCCGCGCGGCGCTGCTCACGGCCTCCCACGTGATGCAGGTGATCGAGGTCGGCAGCACGGTCGCCGCCGAGGCCTACCTCGACACCCAGCAGCTCGAGCTCGCCGAAGGTGACCGGATCCGTCGAGACCTCGTGGAGGATCTCCTGGCCGGGCGCGAGGTGCCGGCGGGTCCGAGGCTCGATGTCGCCCGCAAGTGCGGCCTGGAGCGCGACGGACGGTCGGCGGTGATCATCGCTGTCCCGGTGCGTCCGCTGCGCGTCGGGCAGAGCCTGCGCGAGGCGCTCCGGATCGTCCGCACCGAGCTCGGCCCGGCGCAGGAGGGCGTCGCAGTGATCCAGCAGGAGCAGATGGTCGGGATCCTGCCGGTGGCCACCGACGACGTGCAGGCACTCGTCCCCGACCTACGCCGGGTGCACCGTCAGCTCGCCCGGCAGGGCATCGATCTCGCGGTCGGTGTCAGCACCGTCCATGTCGGGTGGTCATCCGTCCCGGCGGCGTACGCAGAGGCGGGGATCGCCCGCGACTCCCTCGGGGACGAGCCCGGGGTGGTCGCGCTGCCGATGCTCTCGACCGTCGACTACCTCGTCCTGCGCGAGGACCCGACCGTGCGCCGACTCATTCGCCCCGAGCTGCGTCAGTTCATCACCGAGGATCTCGCGCGTGACGGGGCGATGATCGAGACGATGCTGGCCTACGTCGCCAGCGACCTCAACGCCAAGCTGGCCGCCGAGCGTCTGCACATGCATGTCAACACGGCCTACTACCGGCTCGAGCGGATCGCCGAGCGCACCGGCTGTGATCTGCGCCGGTTCGCCGACGTCGAGGAGCTCGTCTTCGCGATCAGGCTCCTGACCGAGCCGCGGGGCGCGAGGGCCTAG
- a CDS encoding phosphonatase-like hydrolase — translation MTAPAPTDRLGLRFDPADRLGLRFDPADRLGLRFDLAALDMAGTTVDEGGLVYDVLDSTVADAAGEPVPHDLLLRWKGTSKWEAIQGLLRGLGQDPSTAQVDKIFDGFRERLVTAYRETPPQPFPGVPEMFEALRSRGVKVALQTGYSAEIAAAILDGLGWTVGPGADSTVDAVVTSDLVPASRPAPFLVFRCMEATGVTDVRRVLVAGDTPNDLGAGTNAGAGFVVGVATGSFTHEQLATEPHTHLLPSTADLPSLL, via the coding sequence GTGACCGCCCCCGCCCCCACCGATCGTCTCGGGCTCCGCTTCGACCCCGCCGATCGTCTCGGGCTCCGCTTCGACCCCGCCGATCGTCTCGGGCTTCGCTTCGACCTCGCCGCCCTCGACATGGCCGGCACCACCGTCGACGAGGGCGGGCTGGTCTACGACGTGCTCGACTCGACCGTCGCCGACGCCGCCGGCGAGCCCGTCCCCCACGACCTGCTGCTGCGGTGGAAGGGCACCTCGAAGTGGGAGGCGATCCAGGGGCTGCTGCGCGGACTCGGCCAGGACCCGAGCACCGCGCAGGTCGACAAGATCTTCGACGGCTTCCGCGAGCGTCTCGTCACCGCCTACCGTGAGACCCCGCCGCAGCCCTTCCCTGGCGTGCCCGAGATGTTCGAGGCGCTGCGCTCACGCGGCGTGAAGGTGGCGCTGCAGACCGGCTACTCGGCCGAGATCGCCGCCGCCATCCTCGACGGCCTCGGCTGGACCGTCGGCCCGGGTGCCGACTCGACCGTCGACGCCGTCGTCACCTCCGACCTCGTCCCCGCCAGCCGCCCCGCCCCCTTCCTCGTCTTCCGCTGCATGGAGGCCACCGGCGTCACCGACGTACGCCGCGTGCTGGTTGCCGGGGACACCCCCAACGACCTCGGCGCCGGCACCAATGCCGGGGCCGGCTTCGTCGTCGGCGTCGCGACCGGCTCCTTCACCCACGAGCAGCTCGCCACCGAGCCCCACACCCACCTCCTCCCCTCAACCGCCGACCTGCCGAGCCTGCTCTGA
- a CDS encoding GntR family transcriptional regulator translates to MSSPLHTQVAEAIRARIIGGELPTGAPIPSEAQLCEQFGASRGTIRTALATLRREGLLTGGQGRPPTVRDTALGQPFEQLISFSAWVQQIGRTAGQRTIEVARRGATAAAAEALDIDEGDPVVDVLRLRLLDGRPAMLERSTFVESVGRLLFDFDPDSGSLYAYLTNAGVDLHGARHTMDAVAADETDADLLDIAVGSPLLRERRRATAADGTPLEYADDRYRPDRVTFTIDNTRPSAAGIRTDVRILKEIS, encoded by the coding sequence ATGAGCAGTCCGTTGCACACCCAGGTCGCGGAGGCCATCCGAGCCCGGATCATCGGCGGCGAGCTGCCGACCGGCGCACCGATCCCGTCGGAGGCGCAGCTGTGCGAGCAGTTCGGGGCCTCCCGCGGCACGATCCGCACGGCGCTGGCGACCCTGCGCCGCGAGGGGCTCCTCACCGGCGGCCAGGGGCGTCCGCCGACCGTGCGCGACACGGCCCTCGGCCAGCCCTTCGAGCAGCTGATCTCGTTCAGCGCCTGGGTGCAGCAGATCGGCCGCACCGCAGGCCAGCGCACCATCGAGGTCGCCCGGCGAGGCGCCACCGCCGCGGCCGCCGAGGCGCTCGACATCGACGAGGGTGACCCGGTCGTCGACGTGCTCCGGCTCCGTCTCCTCGACGGCCGTCCCGCGATGCTCGAGCGCAGCACGTTCGTGGAGAGCGTCGGACGGCTGCTCTTCGACTTCGACCCCGACTCCGGGTCGCTCTACGCCTACCTCACCAACGCCGGCGTCGACCTGCACGGCGCCCGCCACACCATGGACGCGGTCGCCGCCGACGAGACCGACGCCGACCTGCTCGACATCGCCGTCGGCAGCCCGCTCCTGCGGGAGCGACGCCGGGCGACCGCCGCCGACGGCACACCGCTGGAGTACGCCGACGACCGCTACCGGCCCGACCGCGTCACCTTCACCATCGACAACACCCGCCCGTCCGCGGCGGGGATCCGCACCGACGTACGCATCCTCAAGGAGATCTCGTGA
- a CDS encoding TIGR03364 family FAD-dependent oxidoreductase yields the protein MPTHSITTDTAADLVVIGAGIVGLAHAAEGLARGLRVHVIERDERAVGASVRNFGHVCATAQSGQALTYALAARERWITLGEQAGFGVKETGTVVVARTEAELAVLGEFAAARGTEQALLLDSDATRALFPPATADVLGGAHLPLDLRVDPREALPAIAAWLEAQGVRFSWATHVGAVDPVADGVQIRTSRGTVRSARVVHATGHDVDRLFPQVAEKAGVRRCRLQMLEVAPPGDVEIEPAVLTGLSMLRYGGFAETTAAAGVRTQFEATGPELLDVVMNLMLTQRPGTDGRPGSIVLGDTHHYDRTHQPFDDEYVAELVLREGARLLGAPLTIRRRWRGVYADSPHTDFLVDEPFPGLRVVSVTSGIGMTTALGLAPAVLDQLL from the coding sequence GTGCCAACTCATTCGATCACCACGGACACGGCCGCTGACCTCGTCGTCATCGGCGCCGGGATCGTCGGCCTAGCGCATGCCGCCGAAGGGCTCGCGCGGGGCCTTCGGGTCCACGTCATCGAGCGTGACGAGCGCGCCGTGGGCGCCTCGGTCCGCAACTTCGGCCACGTCTGCGCCACCGCCCAGTCAGGCCAGGCGCTGACGTACGCCCTCGCCGCCCGGGAGCGCTGGATCACCCTCGGCGAGCAGGCGGGTTTCGGGGTCAAGGAGACCGGCACCGTCGTCGTCGCCCGCACCGAGGCGGAGCTGGCCGTGCTCGGGGAGTTCGCCGCCGCCCGCGGCACCGAGCAGGCGCTCCTGCTCGACTCCGACGCCACCCGCGCCCTGTTCCCGCCGGCCACCGCGGATGTCCTCGGCGGCGCCCACCTGCCCCTCGACCTCCGCGTCGACCCCCGCGAGGCGCTTCCCGCGATCGCCGCCTGGCTCGAGGCCCAGGGCGTCCGGTTCAGCTGGGCGACCCACGTCGGCGCCGTCGACCCCGTCGCGGACGGCGTCCAGATCCGCACCAGCCGCGGAACCGTCCGTTCCGCCCGGGTCGTGCACGCCACGGGCCACGACGTCGACCGGCTCTTCCCGCAGGTGGCCGAGAAGGCAGGCGTACGCCGCTGCCGGCTGCAGATGCTCGAGGTCGCGCCTCCGGGCGATGTCGAGATCGAGCCTGCGGTGCTGACCGGGCTCTCCATGCTGCGCTACGGCGGGTTCGCCGAGACCACGGCCGCGGCCGGCGTACGCACGCAGTTCGAGGCCACCGGCCCCGAGCTCCTCGACGTCGTCATGAACCTCATGCTCACCCAGCGCCCCGGAACCGACGGCCGGCCCGGCTCGATCGTCCTGGGCGACACCCACCACTACGACCGCACGCACCAGCCCTTCGACGACGAGTACGTCGCCGAGCTGGTGCTGCGGGAAGGGGCGCGGCTGCTCGGGGCCCCGCTCACCATCCGGCGTCGCTGGCGAGGGGTCTACGCGGACTCGCCGCACACCGACTTCCTCGTCGACGAGCCGTTCCCGGGCCTCCGGGTCGTCTCGGTGACGTCGGGCATCGGCATGACCACCGCACTGGGCCTCGCGCCCGCCGTTCTCGACCAGCTGCTCTGA
- a CDS encoding phosphate/phosphite/phosphonate ABC transporter substrate-binding protein, producing MSKLRSLTALAGAATLTLALAACGGGATPEKAAAGGEVGPDQICPDGTLTMGVEPFEDPKNLIPVYETLGKALGEELGCEVEVQISDTYVAEILAMQNGKLDIGQFGPLGYVFAQKQAGATPLASFAGEDGKVSSYTGGIWVPEDSPIESVEDLRGKTLALSESGSTSGDAVPRKALIDAGIEKDVKAEYAGGHTEALLALVNGKVDAAEINSQTLASATAEGQFDESAFRRIWESEPILNDPIAAGPNMTPEVSKAVQEALLNLPAESVEKIGEYLDFTPPAGKPALVAVTDEDYQPVTDLAEALDLTTDDL from the coding sequence ATGTCCAAGCTGCGCTCCCTCACCGCGCTCGCGGGTGCTGCGACCCTGACCCTCGCCCTGGCCGCCTGCGGCGGCGGGGCGACTCCCGAGAAGGCCGCCGCGGGCGGCGAGGTCGGCCCCGACCAGATCTGCCCCGACGGCACCTTGACCATGGGCGTCGAGCCGTTCGAGGACCCCAAGAACCTGATCCCCGTCTACGAGACCCTGGGCAAGGCCCTCGGCGAGGAGCTCGGCTGCGAGGTCGAGGTGCAGATCTCCGACACGTACGTCGCCGAGATCCTCGCCATGCAGAACGGCAAGCTCGACATCGGCCAGTTCGGGCCGCTGGGCTACGTCTTCGCCCAGAAGCAGGCCGGTGCCACGCCGCTGGCCTCGTTCGCGGGCGAGGACGGCAAGGTCTCCTCCTACACCGGCGGCATCTGGGTCCCCGAGGACTCGCCGATCGAGTCCGTCGAGGATCTGAGGGGCAAGACCCTGGCCCTGTCCGAGTCGGGCTCCACCTCCGGTGACGCGGTGCCGCGCAAGGCGCTGATCGACGCCGGGATCGAGAAGGACGTCAAGGCGGAGTACGCCGGTGGCCACACCGAGGCGCTCCTGGCCCTGGTCAACGGCAAGGTCGACGCCGCCGAGATCAACAGCCAGACCCTGGCCTCGGCGACGGCCGAGGGCCAGTTCGACGAGTCGGCCTTCCGCCGGATCTGGGAGTCCGAGCCGATCCTGAACGACCCGATCGCCGCGGGCCCGAACATGACGCCCGAGGTGTCGAAAGCCGTGCAGGAGGCGCTGCTGAACCTGCCGGCCGAGTCGGTCGAGAAGATCGGCGAGTACCTCGACTTCACCCCGCCCGCCGGCAAGCCGGCGCTGGTCGCGGTGACCGACGAGGACTACCAGCCCGTCACCGATCTGGCCGAGGCCCTCGACCTGACCACGGACGACCTCTGA